One Streptomyces sp. CG4 genomic window, GAGAAGGCTGCCAAGGAGAACGGCGCCCAACTGGTCACCGCGGCGGGCAAGTTCGACGGCGACAACGCCGGACAGGTCACCGCCGTCGAGAACATGGTCGCCTCCGGCGTGAAGGGCATCCTGATCACCCCGAGCGACTCCAAGGCGATCGTGCCCGCGATCGCGAAGGCCCGCGCCAAGGGCGTCCTGGTCATCGCGCTGGACACCCCGACCGAACCGCAGAGCGCGGTCGACGCCCTCTTCGCCACCAACAACCTCAAGGCCGGCGAGCTGATCGGCGAGTACGCCAAGGCCGCCATGAAGGGCAAGGCGGCGAAGATAGCCACCCTCGACCTCGCGCCCGGCGTCTCCGTCGGCGTCCAGCGGCACGACGGCTTCCTGAAGGGCTTCGGTGCCACCGACAAGGACGTGGTCTGCGCCCAGGACACCAATGGTGACCAGGCCAAGGGCCAGACCGCGATGGAGAACTGCCTTCAGAAGTCGCCCGGCATCAACCTCGTCTACACCATCAACGAGCCGGCCGCTCTGGGCGCGTACACCGCGCTGAAGGCCAAGGGACAGGAGAAGGACGTCCTGATTGTCTCCGTCGACGGCGGCTGCACCGGCACCCAGGCGGTCAAGGACGGCAAGATCGCCGCCACCTCGCAGCAGTACCCGCTGAAGATGGCCGCCGAGGGCGTCAAGGCCGTCGTGACGTACGCCAAGAACGGCAAGAAGGCGTCCGGTTACACCGACACCGGCGTCACCCTGATCACCGACAAGGCGCAGGCGGGCGTCACGTCCAAGGACACCGGCTACGGCCTGGAGAACTGCTGGGGCTGAGCCGCCCACGAGGACCGTACTTCCGCCGACTCTCCCCTCAGCGGGGCGGCCGGCCCCTCACCTCCCCGACCCGGGACGGCCGCCCCCCATGTCCTGACGACAAGGACATCTGTCTTCCGACAAGGACTTCGCATGACAGCCACGACGACGCCGTACGCCGAGCTCAAGGCACCGACCACGGCCCGCAGACTGCTCACGGCACCGACCACCGGCCCGCTCGTCGCCCTTCTCCTGGCCTGTGTCTTCTTCTCCCTCTCCACCGAACAGTTCCTCACCGGCGGGAACTTCTCCCTGATCGTGCAGCAGGTGATGGTCGTCGGCACGCTCGCCATCGGCCAGACCCTGATCATCCTCACCGCCGGCATCGACCTGTCGTGCGGTGCCGTGATGGCGTTCGGCAGCATCATGATGGCCAAGATGGCAGCCGAGGGGACCCTGCCCCCGCTCCTCGCCATCGCGCTGGGCCTGGCCGTCTGCGGCGGCTTCGGCCTGCTCAACGGGCTGCTGGTGCAGAAGATCCCGCTGCCGCCGTTCATCGTCACCCTCGGCATGCTCAACGTCGCGTTCGCGCTGACCCACATCTACTCCAAGGAAGAGACCGTCACCAGCCTGCCCGGCCCGCTGACGGCACTCGGGCAGACCTTCCCGCTCGGCCACACCGACATCACCTACGGCTCCCTGGTCACCATCGCCCTGTTCCTCCTCCTCGCGTACGCGCTGAGCAGCACCGGTTGGGGCCGGCACGTCTACGCCCTGGGCAACAGCCAGGAGGCGGCGCGGCTGAACGGCATCCGCACCTCCCGCCTGACCATCGGCATCTACACCGTGGCCGGCCTGCTGTACGGCATCGCTGCCCTGCTGCTGATCTCCCGCACCGGCGTCGGCGACCCGCAGGCGGGACAGACCGACAACCTCGACAGCATCACCGCCGTGGTCCTCGGCGGCACCAGCCTCTTCGGCGGCCGCGGCTCGGTGCTGGGCACGTTCATCGGCGTCCTCATCGTCGGCGTGTTCCGCAACGGCCTGCAGCTGATGGGCGTCGCCTCCATCTACCAGACCCTGATCACCGGCGTTCTGGTGATCCTCGCGGTGACCGTCGACCAGATCTCCCGGAAGAAGGCACGATGACCGCCACCACTTCCCCCACCCCTGTCCTTCAGGCCCGCGGCCTGGTCAAGCGCTACGGCCATGTCACCGCCATCGACGGCGCCGACTTCGACCTCCTGCCCGGCGAGGTCCTCGCCGTCATCGGCGACAACGGCGCCGGCAAGACCAGCCTCATCAAGGCCCTCACCGGCGCCCTGGTTCCCGACGCCGGCGAGATACGCCTGAACGGCGAACCCATCACCTTCTCCGGTCCGCAGAGCGCCCGCGCCCACGGCATCGAGACGGTGTATCAGGACCTCGCGGTGGCCGCCTCCATGGACATCGCCTCGAACATGTTCCTCGGCCGGGAGCTGCGCCGCCCCGGTGTCCTCGGCAGTGTCTTCCGCATGCTCGACAAGAAGCGCATGCGCC contains:
- a CDS encoding sugar ABC transporter substrate-binding protein, with protein sequence MSRTTRLTPSLLRVAACTGIAALTLTACGSGSGSGSASSGSGGVKVGLITKTDTNPFFVKMKEGAEKAAKENGAQLVTAAGKFDGDNAGQVTAVENMVASGVKGILITPSDSKAIVPAIAKARAKGVLVIALDTPTEPQSAVDALFATNNLKAGELIGEYAKAAMKGKAAKIATLDLAPGVSVGVQRHDGFLKGFGATDKDVVCAQDTNGDQAKGQTAMENCLQKSPGINLVYTINEPAALGAYTALKAKGQEKDVLIVSVDGGCTGTQAVKDGKIAATSQQYPLKMAAEGVKAVVTYAKNGKKASGYTDTGVTLITDKAQAGVTSKDTGYGLENCWG
- a CDS encoding ABC transporter permease, which encodes MTATTTPYAELKAPTTARRLLTAPTTGPLVALLLACVFFSLSTEQFLTGGNFSLIVQQVMVVGTLAIGQTLIILTAGIDLSCGAVMAFGSIMMAKMAAEGTLPPLLAIALGLAVCGGFGLLNGLLVQKIPLPPFIVTLGMLNVAFALTHIYSKEETVTSLPGPLTALGQTFPLGHTDITYGSLVTIALFLLLAYALSSTGWGRHVYALGNSQEAARLNGIRTSRLTIGIYTVAGLLYGIAALLLISRTGVGDPQAGQTDNLDSITAVVLGGTSLFGGRGSVLGTFIGVLIVGVFRNGLQLMGVASIYQTLITGVLVILAVTVDQISRKKAR